The sequence tgtatttaaaattgtactgctattTTGCCAAAAATCGACCTAATAGgtctttaatggctcattgttgcagttggtttgacacttccagccatgctggcatgtcttgtcttcttatttgcgcttggccccgataattgctgcttgcagctatatttaggggccaagcaccgaaggtgcggaggcacctattgaaatcgttagtgttcctattattattattctgcttcttcttcttcttcttctttttccgccataggagtctctggcagcccatagaaccgtatggtaaaaagttgtgaaatttggcacactcatagaggccagtctgagctgtcactatagcaaatttggtgcctctaactcaatctctctagcgccaccacctgtccaaagtttcactcatatttatgcttataacttttgacccctaagggctagaaacaaaattcttttttcatcggattccttggctcaagccgattcgatttcaccctatgatgtcattttccggtatgcaaattttcccgccattttgaattttctgaaaaacctactttttcgaactcctcctaggccgttgctccgattttcatgaaaattgaaacagatcatcttcatagcatgctgacaaaaagttatggaatttaagttgattcgtccaatcgttttcaataaacgcacaaacaaattttacgtagaggttgcaaaaacacactaaaggctatatctccgcaacgctttatcgtattcaaaccaaacttggtacatgtcatcacaagcatgacctgaagcaacatgcagcgtttcggcgcagcgccacctactggtccggagatacgaaaaatgcatattttggcttataacttctgaaccgtttatccaaaaatcataaaattggtctcattagattcagggcgtcatgccgagtcgactgatatccaattttaccatgtcggccattttggatgtcggccattttgaattatgtgcaaaaatgctgtattttatgaacgcatgaacggattgttacgaaacttggtatgggtcatcaccacgatgccctgaagtagcctgagaagtttcgaaacagcgccacctagtggataattcttttttttcaaacgcttataactttgggtgtgagtgaaaaattttgatgggagtagcttttttgggctcctgaatccttgccgagtccaacgatacaagacatgcccagtttcggcatatggtttgcgcagcgttgtaatttagcgcttaaaaaacatttgctgatatcttcaaaaccgctagtccgatcgagacgaaaccagcctcagaagttcggaaacataggtcgatagctatacgctaatgcccaaatgtcaaaatattgatagtaaggggtagtaaaatccaatcaaagtcaggtgtcagtcattttttacgtgttttttcatataaatgtctataactccaaaacaaaatgaaatattttcaccaaacttgacacacatatgtatgggctcactacgaggacacataaaaaaattggtgggattgtgcctcttggtggcgctataataaaacaaaacatgaaattcccattgacttcaatgcagtattacggtttaaaatgctaatgctataatttaagaatgcactagtgtatcattacaaaactcggtatgtgtcttccgctctatgtcccgaagatattcaaaaagtttcggggcagcgccaccttgtggtcaaaagttgtaataaaatgtacagaaatgctaataacttttgattaaattaacccattgtaatgagactggtcataatacattcattggctcatgccgagaagatagataccaattttgccatattttgcaaacatatctgtgctccatcttgttatttgttaaaaatctactttttcaaactcatcctagaccgtttgtccgattttcaccaaaattgatccgtatcgtcttcagaccatgctgacaaatagttatggatttcagattgatagacaaaacagttttcatataccactgcaacagagttgagccatgatgcaaaaatgactcttgaggctgtatctctgcaatgctttgacatattgacaccaaactttgcatgtgtcattgtcatctcaatctgactaaaccacatcagttttgtaacagtgacacctattggtcgaaagtgataaaccattaaaccattattattgactgtatttaaaatttgactgctattttgcctaaaatcaacttaataggtccttaatggctcattgttgcagttggcttgagacttccagccatgctggcatgtcttgtcttcttctttgcgcttggccccgataatggctgcttgcagctatatttattattattattattattattattattcttcttccgctcttgagtctatggcagcccatagaaccgtatggtaaaaagttgtgaaatttggcacacagatagaggacagtcccatctgtcactatagcaaattttgaGTCTCCAATTCGATCCTTCTAGCGCCACcgcctgtccaaagttgcacttatgtttatgctaataacttttgaaccataagggctagaaacaaaattcttttttcccttgattccttggctcaagccgattcgattgcaccctatgacgtcattttccgtcatgaaaattttcccgccattttgaattttccaaaaaagctactttttcgaactcctcctaggccgttgctctgattttcacgaaaattgaaccagatcatcttcagaccatgccaacaaaaagttattaaagGCAAGTTGATTAGTCGAATCGTTTTTGATAaatgcgcaaacaaattttacgtagcagTTGCAAAAATACTCttaaggctgtatctctgcaatgctttatcgtattcaacccaaacttggtacatgtcatcacgaGCATGACTTGAAGTGATCTACAGCGTTTCGGTGcagtgccacctactggtccggagatacaaaaaatggctattttggcttataacttctgatgggtttttccaaaaatcataaaagtggtctTGTTAGATTCGGGACATCATGCCGAGTCGATAGATATCCAACTATCCCGTATCACCCATTTTGGGCGTCggccatttttaattttgtctaaaaatgctgtattttacgaatgcattagcataTCGTTACGCAACTTGTTATGTGTCTTCTGCACCATGCCCTGAAGgtgctcaaaaagtttcggggcagtgccaccttgtggtcaaaatatataacaaaattTACACAAAggttaataacttttgaataaattaacctattatgatgaaactggtcataatacattccttGGCTACTGCTGAGAACATAGAtatcaattttgccatatttggtAAAACGTCCTctcctccatcttgttattagttaaaaacctactttttcaaactcctcctaggccgtttgtccgattttcaccaaaattgactcGTATCATCTTCAGCCCATCCCGACACAAAGTTATTGATTTCACATCAATagattaaatagtttttgtttaacaCAGCGACGAAGCtgaggcatgatgccaaaatgactcttaaggttgtatctctgcaatgttttgacatattgacagcaaactgtgcatgtgtcattgtcacctcaccctgaccacaccacattcatttggtcacagcgccacctataggtaaaaagtgatacattattaatttttaacttTATGTATAATTGTATATCTTTTTTGCCTCAGCTTATGTTAATAGGTCTTTAATAGTTCATTTTTGCAGCTGGTCActcccagccatgctggcatgtctcattttcttctttgcgctgAGGCACgatgccaaaatgactcttaaggttgtatctctgcaatgttttgacatattgacagcaaactgtgcatgtgtcattgtcacctCACCCTGACCACACCACATTCATTTGGTCACAGCGCCACCTGTAGGTAAAAAGTGatacattattaattttttacttTATGTATAATTGTATATCTTTTTTGCCTCAGCTTATGTTAATAGGTCTTTAATGGTTCATTTTTGCAGCTGTTCACTCCTAGCCATGTTGGCATGtcttattttcttctttgcgcttggccccggaattgctgcttgcagctatattttgttgttgttgttgcacaGATTCTAAATCCTGCCTACAAGCACTTGATTCTTTGAAAACGGAACATCCTTATCttaaaagaaacaagattttaatattgGTTTTTTTTGTTGGATACCAGGCAATATGGTATTGACTGGTAATGAGCAATTAGCTAAAGCAGGAAAGGAAGCATTTCAGTTGGAAATGACAGAATGTAATTACCAGTATCTGACATTAAACCCATATTGAACctgcacatttaaaataaatgacaaaTGGAATTGAATGAATACGTAAATAACAAATTATATGAGGTGAGTCCAGTTTTAAATCAAGgagatatttattattattttgaaaatagATATGGCCAGGTTGTCTTTACGAGATGCCGAACTGGACATTCAAGACTCACTCGTTCATATTTAAGAGAAGGGAAGAGAAGCTGGTTAGAGATTTGTGTTAGAATTTCATGTAAAACATGTGTAAAACATATTTGAATagaatttcctttttttaaataatactagAAAACGTCTTTATTCAGAGAACACACTCTGGAAGTTTTTAAAAAGGTTTCTCCTGGAGTCATTTTAGAATTTCTGTCAAATATTCAATTGAAAGATTCTATGTAATTGTTggtattattgttgttgttgttattggtATATATGCCTGATTTTGCACACTGATTGTTTTTCAGACaaaattgttaaattattgtaaaaaaattactgaAGTGATACTGTGGATTGAATATAGCCATTGCTGCTGATATGgcattaaatacaaataaataaataaatagcttaaAGGGCTGTAAATATTTGCTCTGAGAACAAATCCGTTtgattactgtttttttttaaattatttctttattaaatAATGTCGTACATCCTGAAATTTAATGTTTGGCCATTTCAGTTTATCATTAATTATTTTGGTACAATTCATATTTTTCCAGTGCTTTGCTAAATAAATTTGCTAAAAAACTTTGCTACTATATTTATTGCTTATATTTGGGGTTCTGAACCTTTTTCAAACGTTCAATAACAAAGCTCTTTCTCATGTGATATTAATAATGGTAATTCTAATCATAATGATTGTCTTTTTAGATCCTTAATTAGTTATTTAAACCGACCTTTGACAGAACACTGACTTCCAATTGTATTGTACTTGTGGCTTTGTGGTAACCCTCAGACAATGTCAGGCTAACCCTGACAGTCAGTCTGGTGAGGAGGGTAAAGTGAGAAACCTCATTAATCTATTGATCTCTTTATTATGCTGTTGTGGGTAACACATTATTTGGTTTCTGGTAGAGTGGTCTTTCTCCACAGTCCTAATGATTTACAATGTTTCTTACAACAGAGAGACtgttattggaaaaaaatgTTACATTGTTTTTTACACTTAGACAGCTGATGCTTTTTGAAAGGTGCCCTCTGGCCATGAGCTGATCTTGATCTATTCTTGCACCGTATTGCTAAAGATAAAGGAACTTTAAGGAAGATAAAGGCTTTGAAGAGAGATAGAGAAGGAATGCAATGTCATGCTTGCTATTCTAAAATGTCCTCTTTTTCTGCAGCCTTTTCAGCAGTAGTTATTTGTCTATCAGCAGGATATTATAAACCAGTGGTTCTTAAATAATTTGGTATGACTCAAAAATTGAAGGTCTTTTCTGATGGGATCACGGacagctggaaaaaaatgtGCTAGAATAATGAGAATAATAAAATGCAACCAAGTAGATTTTCCAGATCGAAACACAGGTGAAGAATCAGAAACAAGGAGAGGCTACTCACTGCAGAGCCATTACCTCCAGCCTGGAGCTCCAGCTACTGTGGGCATGATGGGTGGAGCTGTGTCTCCTAACcacaccctaaccctacccataaccCTGTGTCTCCACCCATTGAACAGGTTAAGCTCCACCCTTGAGCTCCAGATGCTCTGCAGCAAGCACTACTTAGAAACGAGCAATCTCATATAAGCAGATGCATCTGAAAAATAATGCTGTCAACAATAAACAAAATCAAAATGGCTAACGGTTTTTAActgaaatgtcgacccaggacgagctaacATTAAACaactgtgaagctttggggctgttgatggactccatctTCTCCATCTGTGATTTGATCATAGTTCTAAATCCCATCTGAATGTAGTCTTTGTCAAAAATGATTTTCATACATCTTTTTTCTCACTGACTTAACCGACTTTGTTTACGAAGATACTTGACAAGACAGGCGCTGTCAGACGCGTGGGCATGATGTGTGTGAGACGTGAGAGTACTAAACTGAGAGACACTTTCTCGTCCATGTTTGAATATTTAAATTGGCATGGTTCACAAATGCACAATCAACTATCATCAACTACCGTGAGGATGCAAAACTGGCCCTAATGGGCAAGTGACAGTTTCATCAGCTGGCCCGAGTGTGTTTCACTCTGGCCCCGGGCCATCGACAGTCCCTATTGTCGAGCCCTGCTGCTCCTTTACAATAGTAGTTGGAAAAAAAATGCTGCagtcaaccaatcaaaatgccacgtgaactcaaccaatcagcatgttccgAGCCCAAGTCCCACCCCAATAGTTCCTGAAGTTTGAAAAAGTACTGCCTTATGAGCAGGGATGATAGATTTTTTAcccagaacttcatttagaccctggtcccaGCGTACACAatgtaccaccccaaagtccctagtttCTGAGGACAGTTGCTGTGGTGGAAATGCGGCTATTGTTTACATACACAAAAAAGTCGTATGGGTTGTCACTTGCAAAATTGCATGGAAAAAGGGGTCATATATCCTCCTAAGGTGGTTTCTTCTTTATCTAGACATAATAAATGCAAAGAATCTCACCCAACTAGCTACATATGTTACTGTTATGtgcaaaaaatcataaacacaTAAACTGACACAGGTTTATGCTAAAGCTGATAGTGGGGGAATTGATCCTTAAGACAATGAAAACATGCCATGTCCTAGTTAGTTAGACCAAGGTATAACAATATGGGTATAGATCTCTTCGGGACTTCTAAATTACATTCTATGAATCAAAATTCTTACAAAAGATACAAAATGTTGCTCTTTTGAAGGATTGGTATATTGGTTTCTTCACACTCTGACACCTGTAGGCAATAGATGTGCAGTTTACCGAAGCCTGACAGTCATGACATTGACTGATGCTTTCCATTTCTTCTCACAGTTCAGTGTGTGGCCTCAGACGGTGTCCTCCAGGTTTCAATACAACATATATCCAATCACCTTCTCTGTGGGGAATGCAGATGAATGGAAGAAACTCTTCAAGCCATGTGCTGCCCAGAGGCTGTTTCTTCCTGTAGGTCCCTGCTGCTTAATACTTTTTCTTCAATTGTTTGTGTTTTCCATCTCACCACACTGACTGTAACCAAGTGTTTCTTGTGATATCAGGTAATCCTGAAGGACGTGGACTCGCTGTTGTATGTGGACACAGATGTTCTGTTTCTCCGCCCTATGGATGACATCTGGAAGTTTCTGAAGGCTTTCAACAGCACTCAGCTAGCTGCCATGGCCCCAGAGCACGAGATCCCAAAGATCGGCTGGTATAGCCGCTTCGCAAGGCACCCTTTTTATGGAGTCACAGGGGTCAATTCAGGAGTCATGCTAATGAACCTCACACGGATTCGTAGCACTCTGTTCAGGGTAAGGAACAATACAGTTGACTTGTATTTTGATGGTTACTTAGTAGCTCTGGTTATGGTGAAATTTCAGTGGTCCAAAATccttttttaaactttaaatacTAGAAATAATAAAGTCttctaaacatattttatattagagatttgtattttattttgtcagCAACAGCCAATATtgtataggctattttctacactggttttgaggctctcttctgaaCGCTCGGTTTGGAGgtgctgcactggagacttagaagtaaacgcccacggctaggattggataagatttgcatatttaatgagcttcagctcccctgtcagtttagtttacatgagggagggattgattTGAAAGTGGCAatcggaatgattctctcgatcgcAGGGCCTGTAAACATGATCAAacaacacaattatttatttcttatccacacgtgattgattggaatattatttttgtattacttggcccggccgatcggtggatataagagCGAAcacccttcaaatatcaagtcaagagagtgaacagcgcagaaaaagaaatattatttcactatttgagattcaccggcctgccgacaAGCTTCTGTTTTGGTAGCCCGCCttgaaaacacatagccccgggagACGTTGGGCTTTGCAGGTCCTGGCCCATACATATCCAAGTCTGACTCCGAATCGCAATGAACTAACAAATAAAgtattctccagcctgtgacagcgtgctaaggtatgttctgttagacacgtacaaaTTATCAaatgatctgtaacaatgcaaaactattacatataaaacacatgttttactcacataagtgtgttgcaccattcctgttggatccaatatagaaggcacagcattgtgttttaatctcaatatgtctgcaaatccagtacGAGACTAAGGCTACAATGTCTTCACCACGTTAGCTGGAACTTtactaatattaggatctgaaggaagcttttGCAGCGGCTGTGATCTTCCACAACCAGgtatagcgcaatatcttgctattttcttaagcatgtttattgctgctggctagcgtgatccgatcagctccatgagttggtgggcagggctaccgGGCTAACTGGaacaaatgttatatattttgttgacttgtgtactttaCATTATCTcagatgtttccaagaatgtccGTGCGTCACTTATCAATGACACCATGACTGTGTTACCCtcagtttacatttttattttgtagaaaccatggaaacaccaaagacgcttgAAAACACGGAAGCGCTCGCTTGCGGCATGATATAAAAGCTCAGCGAAATCAaggcatcatcaagctacgcctttgttttaaataagcgacctctagcagcgaaaaattacatattgttacaaaaaaatatatgtatatatacatttatttatttatttagcttagTTATAACTAGGTATTGCcagcatttttcttttataGTTTATTCCTCTTGGTAATGGGTTGAGGCTATGACGTTCGCATGCCTTCTGAGGTttcttttcacatttaaacCCTTTTAACCTCAGGCTGTTTTTAGTAGGCAGTGATGGAAGTCTACTGAttgccagagagagagagagcgaaagagtGAGATAGAGAGAGAAGTCTGGATTAGCATGTCTCTGTAACTCAGCTAGAACTGTAATTTCCAACCCAAGCACATTTTCAAGGCTGTCTGGGGGGGACAAAAAGAAAATTTCTTCTGAAAAAAACCCCCCTCAATTTCCATATCAACAGCTGTCTGAAAAGTGGCTGCCAGATTCACTGTTGAAGAAAATAACCTGCCACTATTGATTTTACAGAACAGCATGATCGCCAGCGGTCTGTCATGGGAAAATCTGTTACACCCTCTCTATCAGAAATACAAGAACCACATCACATGGGGAGACCAAGACCTCCTCAACATCATCTTCCACTACAATCCAGGTACATGTTTGTTTGCTAAAAGATATGCTTGATTATTATGAGTATGATTAGACAACACCAACAAAAAAGAGATGTTTTTGGACATGTTCCATGGtgcttttaaaataaagtttaagtATGTTGTAAATACTATGGCATATATCAAAATACCTTGTTTTTTGGATATGTGCCATAGTATTCTTTGAAGCTCTTGAATTATCTTGTAAAATACGGAGGtatatcaaaaaatatttttttttggcaTGTACTACACAAATAGTATGTTTTGAAGACCCATTTATTCAAAGTCAAGTACTGTTGTTGATTTTACATCTTTAAAGTACCTTGGAGTATCTTGTAAAAGCCATGGTATATTCTTTATACCACAGTCTGTTtgaatactcgattctgattggctggaaagTGTGCAATAAAACCATTTAATGCACAGATAGTTCCAAGTCAGTTTAATCACAGATCTATATTAATGCACTGTTTTCattgaagcacacacacacacgtcacacagatacaaatctctctctctctctctctctctctctctctctctcgctctctctctctctctctctctctctctctcactctctcactaaaattaattaaaaacaaagctATAAATCTACTTTATCTCTGTGTCTGATTCCAAGTGCACACAATGTTAGATCTAGCAAGTCGTATTTGACTAAAATAACCGTAAATTTTACCTTTCCGGTCAAATATTTTGCTGCAATAATCAATAACCGCTTTAAGTTGTCAATTCTTGCAAATGACCATGGGATAATCCACAGCTAGCTGTGCATTAAATTATTTGAATGCACTTCTTTGCCTCAAATTTcatgcattaaaattgtttaatgcacagCTAGCCGTGGCTTATCCCTTACTTGGTATATCATGGTATATCAAAATACTTTGGTTTTACCATGTTTTTAGGCATTTAAGATAATACTATGATATTTTTCAAAAGCTGGTACATACTATGGTAAATGTCAAAATGCCTCCATATTACCATGTTTTGGAAAATATAATGAGTATAATAAGTATCATTATATTAGCATATGCGATACAATCGCTGTATCATTAGACTGGcacagtaaaaataaaaaataaaataaaatattcagaTGCATAATTTTAAACCTGCATACACTTGCATGTCCTTTCTGTATTTGTGTTGCTTTGTACTCTAGTGTGTTACAGCTCTAGTTTAATTGTTTTGCTGGAGGGTTAAATCCAAATTGAAAGATGAATGTGAAGCATTGTGGCTTTGTATCACGAACATGCCAACTAAACTTTCCAAGTCCAATCGTTATTTTTAGTGCAGAGCTTAAAGCGACATCTTTCCATTTGTACccagaacaaaaaaaacagttcatctctccctctctttcctcACCTTCCTGAATGTTATCGttttatctgttttttttatagAGATAAGAACCTTTGTGTAGATAAACACTTATCTTGACTGGAACAGATATTGACAGGTGATGTTATTAAAGTCCCTAAATTGGTGTGACATTTGGCAAGGGTAGTGCTTGTTTGACAACTGTAATGGAACTGATCCAAGAGACTAGCGCAACTACACACACCAACAAATAGAAGGAAAATTAAGATTTTCAGCTCAAGTGCTGCACTTATTTTGCAGTTTTCGATAAAACATTGAATATTTTTCTTTGTGTTTACAGAGTGTCTGTACATATTTCCATGCCAGTGGAACTACAGACCAGATCACTGCATGTATGGAAGCAACTGCAAAGCTGCGGAAGAGGAGGGAGTGTCTATTCTTCATGGTAACCGTGGAGTGTACCATGACGACAAGCAGCCCGCATTCAGAGTGGTGTATGATGCCATACGTGAGGTGGGCTGGCACTGTCTTTTCAGGAGACAGTTATATGATAGAACTAATAGAATGGCTGTCAGATTGATCATAATTATATATGTACAGTACACCACTATTCAAACATTTGGCTCACTTggattttgtaaatgtttttgaaaagaaaCTCTTTTGTCACCCAGGCtgcataaaaaatacaataaaaccgtatattgctaattattattataatttcaaATAACTTATCATTTCAAATTCATTCCTTAGATGGCAAGGATGAATTTTCACTAGCCATTACTCCAGTGATCCTTCATTTGTtatgcaaaatatttttgtgtttttttaatttttttaactggattctttgattttcaagttaaaaagaacattatttattttaaatagaaatcaATTGTATTTGTAACATAAATGTCTTGACCAGTGTTGGGGGTAGCGCATTACcagtaacttgagttacgtaataagattactttttcaagtaactagcattacttttcaaatgtacaacaaaatatctgagttactttttcataaaagtaacgcaagttactttttcacatttatgggactgacagctctcctgtCTCCATGTCGAGAAATCAAGAGTAAGTGTGAATaggttattgtagttctagactaaattTGAGCATTTATTCATCTCCCTTGCGTTaagattcagtattcctcaaaaaGATTAAAATCAGTCATATGCAAAATCAGACTatgcaaacctccaataattaaatgttaaacaaaacaaatatttttatgcattccATCTACCTTTATTGACCAATTTGCTGCTGACCTTTAGTTAAACCAAgagcaaaaaatacaaaaaatttttttttattattggtaAAACTTTTTtctcctatatatatatatatatatatatatatatatatatatatatatatatatatatatatatatatatatatatatatatatatatacatatacatacatttgtatgcatatatttaagaaaaactacatttcacatttttcaaaatcaaatgtttatatttatatgtg is a genomic window of Pseudorasbora parva isolate DD20220531a chromosome 12, ASM2467924v1, whole genome shotgun sequence containing:
- the gxylt2 gene encoding glucoside xylosyltransferase 2: MRIHSKIVAIAVCFGVFLLLYFFGGNAADEPPLKEVAKEKHFPSFSYFEDIAPPKEAKQTPEEPHKPPKLIRKQPKLSSRGGGNVIVKTRQKSEVGHPVSKVTRAEDVMHLAVVACGNRLDETLNMVKSALLFSIKKIKFHIFAEENLAEQFKKGFSVWPQTVSSRFQYNIYPITFSVGNADEWKKLFKPCAAQRLFLPVILKDVDSLLYVDTDVLFLRPMDDIWKFLKAFNSTQLAAMAPEHEIPKIGWYSRFARHPFYGVTGVNSGVMLMNLTRIRSTLFRNSMIASGLSWENLLHPLYQKYKNHITWGDQDLLNIIFHYNPECLYIFPCQWNYRPDHCMYGSNCKAAEEEGVSILHGNRGVYHDDKQPAFRVVYDAIREYPFEENMFQSLFYPLQTKFLDTVNTLCGRIPQVFLKQIEKTMRAVYEKKVVRHVRLAHQK